One genomic window of Cannabis sativa cultivar Pink pepper isolate KNU-18-1 chromosome 2, ASM2916894v1, whole genome shotgun sequence includes the following:
- the LOC115719109 gene encoding uncharacterized protein LOC115719109 gives MQQRYSSSSSSSSPSPSPQQITIKLTEHQHHHHTKTSPFIRRSSSMADFTSTTPTSLPLYDPRSVLGKKDHHHHHMIKRSLFSEKWIHAIPVIIFISLFILFWFCYPVTVEIKDGKIVGIHRIINNNNNMSVILNKGMEIGTVASTILSQEEDIADVPLPQNFTDQENGTINKEIKMY, from the exons ATGCAGCAAAGgtactcatcatcatcatcatcttcatctcCATCTCCATCGCCACAGCAAATAACAATAAAACTAACAGAGCATCAACACCATCACCACACTAAAACCTCTCCTTTTATAAGAAGATCATCATCAATGGCAGATTTCACTTCTACTACTCCTACTTCTCTTCCCCTGTACGACCCTCGTTCTGTTCTTGGAAAGaaagatcatcatcatcatcacatgATCAAACGCTCACTCTTTTCAGAGAAATGGATTCACGCCATCCCTGTCATTATCTTCATCTCACTCTTCATCCTCTTCTGGTTCTGTTATCCTG tTACTGTGGAGATTAAGGATGGAAAAATTGTGGGTATACATCgaattatcaataataataataatatgagtgTGATTCTCAACAAGGGTATGGAAATTGGTACTGTTGCTTCAACAATATTATCCCAAGAAGAAGACATTGCTGATGTTCCTCTTCCTCAGAATTTTACAGATCAAGAAAATGGTACTattaataaagaaattaaaatgtACTAA
- the LOC115719108 gene encoding probable serine/threonine-protein kinase PBL5, with amino-acid sequence MGCFRCSGKSSNSRSENSPKDNNRKKSDDPQGAQKVNSNVKRDLDVKEVVSKVDQLSLDVKNLNLKEEVSKDGETNGRRAQTFSFEELAAATGNFRLDCFLGEGGFGKVYKGHLEKINQVVAIKQLDRNGLQGIREFVVEVLTLSLADHPNLVKLIGFCAEGDQRLLVYEYMPLGSLENHLHDLRPGMNVLDWNTRMKIAAGAARGLEYLHDKMNPPVIYRDLKCSNILLGEGFHAKLSDFGLAKVGPSGDKTHVSTRVMGTYGYCAPDYAMTGQLTFKSDIYSFGVVLLELITGRKAIDHTKGPKEQNLVAWARPLFRDRKKFSQMIDPLLQGQYPVRGLYQALAIAAMCVQEQPNMRPVISDVVTALNYLASQKYDPKAHSLHSSRKGSSSPEEKSDDNRPESD; translated from the exons GTGCTCAGAAAGTCAATTCAAACGTGAAAAGAGATTTGGATGTAAAGGAGGTTGTCTCTAAGGTTGACCAATTATCATTAGATGTAAAGAATTTAAACTTAAAGGAAGAGGTTTCTAAGGATGGAGAAACCAATGGCAGAAGGGCGCAGACGTTTAGTTTTGAAGAACTTGCAGCTGCAACCGGAAATTTCAGATTGGATTGCTTTCTGGGAGAGGGAGGTTTCGGCAAAGTTTACAAGGGTCACTTGGAGAAAATCAATCAG GTTGTGGCCATCAAGCAACTTGACCGAAATGGACTACAAGGGATTAGGGAATTTGTTGTTGAAGTATTGACACTAAGTCTTGCTGACCATCCTAATCTTGTCAAGTTGATTGGGTTTTGTGCTGAGGGGGATCAGAGGCTATTGGTTTACGAATACATGCCTTTAGGATCTTTGGAAAACCATTTACACG atcttCGCCCTGGTATGAATGTACTTGATTGGAATACAAGAATGAAGATAGCAGCTGGTGCAGCAAGAGGATTGGAGTATTTGCACGATAAAATGAATCCCCCTGTTATATATCGCGACCTCAAGTGCTCGAACATTTTGCTTGGGGAAGGGTTTCATGCGAAGCTATCTGACTTTGGTTTGGCAAAAGTAGGGCCGAGTGGTGATAAGACACATGTTTCAACGAGGGTTATGGGAACATATGGATACTGTGCACCAGATTATGCCATGACAGGTCAACTTACATTTAAATCCGATATTTATAGCTTCGGGGTTGTGCTTTTGGAGCTCATCACAGGCAGGAAAGCCATTGATCATACAAAAGGTCCTAAGGAACAAAACCTGGTTGCATGG GCTCGACCATTGTTTAGGGACCGAAAGAAATTCTCGCAAATGATTGATCCATTGCTACAAGGTCAATACCCCGTTAGAGGATTGTACCAAGCTCTGGCCATTGCTGCAATGTGTGTTCAAGAACAGCCTAACATGCGTCCTGTTATATCAGATGTTGTCACAGCTCTTAATTACCTTGCTTCTCAGAAGTATGACCCGAAAGCTCATTCACTTCATAGCTCGAGAAAGGGTTCATCTTCCCCCGAAGAGAAAAGCGATGATAATAGACCAGAATCTGACTGA